The Microcebus murinus isolate Inina chromosome 4, M.murinus_Inina_mat1.0, whole genome shotgun sequence genome has a segment encoding these proteins:
- the PLCB3 gene encoding 1-phosphatidylinositol 4,5-bisphosphate phosphodiesterase beta-3: MAGARPGVHTLQLEPPTVVETLRRGSKFIKWDEETSSRNLVTLRVDSSGFFLYWTGPNMEVDTLDISSIRDTRTGRYARLPKDPKIREVLGFGGPDARLEEKLMTVVAGPDPVNTVFLNFMAVQDDTAKVWSEELFKLAMNILAQNASRNTFLRKAYTKLKLQVNQDGRIPVKNILKMFSADKKRVETALESCGLNFNRSESIRPDEFSLEIFERFLNKLCLRPDIDKILLEIGAKGKPYLTLEQLMDFINQKQRDPRLNEVLYPPLRPSQARLLIEKYEPNQQFLERDQMSMEGFSRYLGGEENSILPLEALDLSADMTQPLSAYFINSSHNTYLTAGQLAGTSSVEMYRQALLWGCRCVELDVWKGRPPEEEPFITHGFTMTTEVPLRDVLEAIAETAFKTSPYPVILSFENHVDSAKQQAKMAEYCRSIFGDALLIDPLDKYPLAPGVPLPSPQDLMGRILVKNKKRHRPSTGVPSSSVRKRPLEQSNSALSESSATTEPSSPQLGSPSSDSCPGLSNGEELGLEKLSLEPRKSLGEEGLSRGPDAFGPADREDEEEDEDEEEQTDPKKPTTDEGTASSEVNATEEMSTLVNYIEPVKFKSFEAARKRNKCFEMSSFVETKAMEQLTKSPMEFVEYNKQQLSRIYPKGTRVDSSNYMPQLFWNVGCQLVALNFQTLDVAMQLNAGVFEYNGRSGYLLKPEFMRRPDKSFDPFTEVIVDGIVANALRVKVISGQFLSDRKVGIYVEVDMFGLPVDTRRKYRTRTSQGNSFNPVWDEEPFDFPKVVLPTLASLRIAAFEEGGKFVGHRILPVSAIRSGYHYVCLRNEANQPLCLPALLIYTEASDYIPDDHQDYAEALINPIKHVSLMDQRATQLAALIGESEAQAGPETCQESQSQQLGSQLPLAPTPSPLDTSPRRPLGSTTSPTSTSVSSPGQRDDLIASILSEVAATPLDELRSHKALAKLRSRHERDLRELRKKHQRKAVPLTRRVLDALAQARAESRCHHRPGVLGGAADVEDMKEEEEEAKRYQEFQNRQVQCLLELKEAQADTEAERRLEHLRQAQQRLREIVLEAHAAQLKRLKEMNEREKKELQKILDRKRHNSISEAKTREKHKKEAELTEINRRHITESVNSIRRLEEAQKQRHDRLVAGQQQVLQQLAEEEPQLLAQLAQECQEQRARLPQEVRRSLLGETLDGLGDGPLVACASNGHTPQSSGHLSGADSESQEENTQL; encoded by the exons ATGGCGGGCGCCAGGCCCGGTGTCCACACGCTGCAGCTGGAGCCGCCCACCGTAGTGGAGACCCTGCGGCGCGGGAGTAAGTTCATCAAATGGGACGAG GAGACCTCCAGTCGGAACCTGGTGACCCTGCGTGTGGACTCCAGTGGCTTCTTTTTGTACTGGACGGGACCCAATATG GAGGTAGATACACTGGACATCAGTTCCATCAGAGACACACGGACGGGCCGTTATGCCCGCCTGCCCAAG GACCCCAAGATCCGGGAAGTGCTAGGCTTTGGGGGCCCTGATGCCCGGCTGGAGGAGAAGCTGATGACAGTGGTGGCTGGGCCAGACCCAGTGAACACAGTATTCTTGAACTTCATGGCTGTGCAGGACGACACGGCCAAG GTCTGGTCCGAGGAGCTATTCAAGCTAGCTATGAACATCCTGGCGCAGAACGCCTCCAGGAACACCTTTCTGCGCAAAGC ATACACAAAGCTGAAGCTGCAAGTGAACCAGGACGGACGGATCCCGGTCAAGAA CATCCTGAAGATGTTCTCAGCTGACAAGAAGCGGGTGGAGACAGCGCTGGAATCCTGCGGCCTAAATTTCAACCGG AGTGAGTCCATCCGGCCCGATGAGTTTTCCTTGGAAATCTTCGAGCGGTTCCTTAACAAGTTGTGTCTTCGGCCAGACATTGACAAGATCCTACTGGAGAT AGGTGCCAAGGGCAAGCCATACCTGACTCTGGAGCAGCTCATGGACTTCATCAACCAGAAGCAGCGGGACCCAAGACTCAACGAAGTGCTGTACCCGCCCCTGCGGCCTTCGCAGGCCCGGCTGCTCATTGAGAAGTATGAGCCCAACCAGCAGTTCCTGGAGCGAG ACCAGATGTCCATGGAAGGCTTCAGCCGCTACCTGGGCGGTGAGGAGAACAGCATCTTGCCCCTGGAAGCCCTGGATCTGAGTGCAGACATGACCCAGCCACTGAGCGCCTACTTCATCAACTCCTCGCACAACACCTATCTCACTG CGGGGCAGCTGGCGGGGACCTCGTCGGTGGAGATGTACCGCCAGGCGCTGCTGTGGGGCTGCCGCTGCGTGGAGTTGGACGTGTGGAAGGGGCGGCCGCCCGAGGAGGAGCCCTTCATTACCCACGGCTTCACCATGACCACGGAGGTGCCCCTGCGTGATGTGCTCGAGGCCATCGCGGAGACCGCCTTCAAGACCTCGCCCTACCCAGTCATCCTCTCCTTTGAGAACCACGTAGACTC GGCAAAGCAGCAGGCCAAGATGGCCGAGTACTGCCGCTCCATCTTTGGGGACGCGCTGCTCATCGACCCACTGGACAAGTACCCG CTGGCCCCGGGCGTCCCACTGCCCAGCCCTCAGGACCTGATGGGCCGCATCCTGGTGAAGAACAAGAAGCGGCACCGGCCCAGCACAGGCGTGCCCAGCAGCTCCGTGCGCAAGCGGCCGCTGGAGCAGAGCAACTCGGCCCTGAGCGAGAGCTCCGCCACCACCGAGCCCTCCTCCCCGCAGCTCG GGTCTCCCAGCTCAGACAGCTGCCCAGGCCTGAGCAACGGGGAGGAGCTAGGGCTGGAGAAGCTCAGCCTAGAGCCTCGGAAGTCTCTGGGTGAGGAGGGCCTGAGCCGGGGTCCCGATGCATTTGGACCTGCTGACcgtgaggatgaggaggaagatgaggatgaggaggagcAGACAGACCCCAAAAAGCCAACCACAGATGAG GGCACGGCCAGCAGCGAGGTCAACGCCACTGAGGAGATGTCGACGCTAGTCAACTATATCGAGCCTGTCAAGTTCAAGTCCTTTGAGGCTGCTCGAA AGAGGAACAAGTGCTTTGAAATGTCATCCTTCGTGGAGACCAAGGCCATGGAGCAGCTGACCAAGAGCCCCATGGAGTTTGTGGA ATACAACAAGCAGCAGCTGAGCCGCATCTACCCCAAGGGTACCCGCGTGGACTCTTCCAACTACATGCCCCAGCTCTTCTGGAACGTGGGCTGCCAGCTTGTTGCCCTGAACTTCCAGACCCTGG ACGTGGCGATGCAGCTCAACGCGGGTGTATTCGAGTATAATGGGCGCAGCGGGTACCTGCTCAAGCCCGAGTTCATGCGGCGGCCGGACAAGTCCTTTGACCCCTTCACTGAGGTCATCGTGGATGGCATAGTGGCCAATGCCTTGCGAGTCAAG GTGATCTCAGGGCAGTTCCTGTCCGACAGGAAGGTGGGCATCTACGTGGAGGTGGACATGTTTGGTCTCCCTGTGGACACACGGCGCAAGTACCGCACTCGGACCTCTCAGGGGAACTCGTTCAACCCTGTGTGGGACGAGGAGCCCTTCGACTTCCCCAAG GTGGTGCTGCCCACGCTGGCTTCACTTCGCATCGCGGCCTTCGAGGAGGGCGGCAAATTCGTAGGGCACCGCATCCTGCCCGTCTCTGCCATCCGCTCAG GGTACCACTACGTCTGCCTGCGGAACGAGGCCAACCAGCCGCTGTGCCTGCCGGCCCTGCTCATCTACACGGAGGCCTCTGATTACATTCCCGACGACCACCAGG ACTACGCCGAGGCCCTGATCAACCCCATTAAGCACGTCAGCCTGATGGACCAGAGGGCCACGCAGCTGGCCGCCCTCATCGGGGAGAGCGAG GCTCAGGCTGGCCCAGAGACATGCCAGGAAAGCCAGTCTCAGCAGCTGGGGTCTCAGCTGCCCCTGGCGCCCACACCTAGCCCACTGGACACCTCCCCCCGCCGGCCCCTGGGCTCCACCACCTCCCCCACCAGCACCTCCGTCAGCAGCCCAG GGCAGCGGGATGACCTCATCGCCAGCATCCTCTCAG AGGTGGCCGCCACCCCGCTGGACGAGCTCCGAAGCCACAAGGCTCTGGCGAAGCTGCGCAGCCGGCACGAGCGAGACCTGCGAGAGCTGCGCAAGAAGCATCAGCGGAAGGCCGTGCCCCTCACCCGCCGCGTGCTGGACGCCTTGGCCCAGGCCCGGGCGGAGAGCAGGTGCCACCACCGGCCAGGTGTCCT GGGCGGGGCTGCTGACGTGGAGGacatgaaggaggaggaggaagaggcgaAGCGGTACCAAGAGTTCCAGAACAGACAAGTGCAATGTCTGCTGGAGCTGAAGGAGGCCCAGGCAGACACAGAGGCTGAGCGGAGGCTGGAGCACCTGAGACAG GCTCAGCAGCGGCTCAGGGAGATCGTCCTGGAGGCACACGCAGCTCAGCTGAAGCGGCTGAAGGAGATGAATGAGAG GGAGAAGAAGGAGCTGCAGAAGATCCTGGACAGGAAGCGCCACAACAGTATCTCGGAGGCCAAGACAAGGGAGAAACACAAGAAGGAGGC GGAACTGACAGAGATTAACCGGCGGCACATCACTGAGTCAGTCAACTCCATCCGTCGG CTGGAAGAGGCCCAGAAGCAGCGACACGACCGCCTTGTGGCGGGGCAGCAGCAGGTCCTACAGCAGCTGGCGGAAGAGGAACCCCAG CTGCTGGCCCAGCTGGCCCAGGAGTGCCAGGAGCAGCGGGCAAGGCTGCCGCAGGAGGTCCGCCGGAGCCTGCTGGGCGAGACGCTGGATGGGCTAGGGGACGGGCCTCTGGTGGCCTGTGCCAGCAACGGTCACACACCCCAGAGCAGCGGGCACCTGTCTGGTGCTGACTCGGAGAGCCAGGAGGAGAACACGCAGCTCTGA